One genomic segment of Pueribacillus theae includes these proteins:
- a CDS encoding SDR family NAD(P)-dependent oxidoreductase, whose protein sequence is MPKLDSSQPLSGKKAIITGAAQGIGLQIAFQLALDGAEVLIADVLENEAQLACEKIIGETKRSASYFVGDLSIEENCKSMIDKGINMWGKVDILVNNAGSGVIAPFLEQTSETLRKTIDRNLWTTIWACYFVLPHMKEQQYGRIVNIGADSVRNGLWNHAAYNAAKGGVHGLTTGLAREFAENDITVNTVAPCIVATDRVKKLTKTSSEMVQKYLSVIPKGRPAEMEEVALAVSFLASDSSKFITGQVISVNGGSAML, encoded by the coding sequence ATGCCTAAATTAGATAGTAGTCAGCCATTAAGTGGTAAGAAAGCTATTATTACAGGTGCAGCCCAAGGAATTGGTTTACAAATTGCTTTCCAATTGGCTTTAGATGGCGCAGAAGTCTTGATTGCCGATGTTTTAGAAAATGAAGCACAATTAGCATGTGAAAAAATTATTGGCGAGACAAAAAGATCAGCTTCATATTTTGTGGGTGACTTGAGCATAGAAGAGAATTGCAAATCAATGATTGATAAAGGCATTAATATGTGGGGGAAAGTGGATATTCTTGTTAATAATGCTGGTAGTGGTGTTATTGCTCCTTTTTTAGAACAAACTTCGGAAACATTAAGAAAAACAATTGATCGTAACCTTTGGACGACGATTTGGGCATGTTATTTTGTTTTACCACATATGAAGGAACAACAATACGGAAGAATAGTTAATATAGGTGCAGATTCTGTGCGGAACGGTTTATGGAATCATGCAGCTTACAATGCAGCAAAAGGCGGAGTTCATGGATTAACAACTGGTCTTGCCAGAGAGTTTGCCGAAAATGATATTACTGTTAATACAGTCGCCCCATGTATTGTAGCTACAGATCGGGTGAAAAAATTGACGAAGACATCAAGTGAGATGGTACAAAAATATTTAAGTGTTATTCCTAAAGGTCGACCCGCAGAAATGGAAGAGGTGGCATTAGCCGTTAGCTTTTTGGCTTCGGATAGTAGCAAATTTATTACTGGCCAAGTCATCAGTGTTAATGGTGGCAGTGCAATGCTTTAG
- a CDS encoding aromatic-ring-hydroxylating dioxygenase subunit beta, protein MSDITRLEIEDFLYYEASLLDDWKLEEWASLFTEDALYLVPPTNKLDGDHNVDLFIIADDQYRITQRAKRLLKKEAHVEYPHSRTRHLISNVRIKYTRDQVYYVTCNFIIYRSKREIFDNYVGSMEYKIIKQNDELKIQEKRVILDLDALRPQGKISIIL, encoded by the coding sequence GTGTCTGATATTACTAGATTAGAAATAGAAGACTTTTTATATTATGAAGCTTCTTTACTCGATGATTGGAAGTTAGAAGAGTGGGCATCATTATTCACTGAAGATGCATTATATCTTGTTCCGCCAACAAATAAATTGGATGGTGATCACAATGTAGATTTATTTATCATTGCTGATGATCAGTATAGGATTACTCAGCGGGCGAAAAGGCTATTAAAAAAGGAAGCGCATGTTGAATATCCTCACTCCCGAACCCGCCATCTTATTAGCAATGTAAGAATTAAATATACAAGAGATCAAGTTTACTACGTAACGTGTAACTTTATCATTTATCGTTCAAAAAGAGAAATATTTGATAATTACGTTGGATCTATGGAATATAAGATTATCAAGCAGAATGATGAACTGAAAATTCAAGAAAAAAGAGTTATTTTAGATTTAGATGCGTTAAGACCACAAGGGAAGATAAGTATAATTTTATAA
- a CDS encoding NADPH-dependent oxidoreductase, which yields MNEVVSTLMNHRSYRRYSDKPIENKDLDMIIRASQAAPSWHGGQQVSIISIKDKERKNKIAKLSGDQIQIIQAPIFLIFCADFYRVKIASEMEGKPFESVNNIDILLVGATDVGLALSNAIATAESLGLGIVPIGGIRRNSLKLIDMLNLPKYVIPISGLCIGYPKVETIRKPRFSKQAIYHEEQYNHNLLEYIKEYNKIYEDYMKMRSVDKKSTSWSKRISNFYSQPFYHDNSYPETAKMLKQQGFPCQDI from the coding sequence ATGAATGAAGTAGTAAGTACGTTAATGAATCACAGATCATATCGTAGATATTCAGATAAACCAATTGAAAATAAGGATCTTGATATGATTATCCGGGCTTCCCAAGCGGCCCCATCTTGGCATGGTGGTCAACAAGTTTCCATAATTTCAATTAAAGATAAGGAACGAAAAAATAAAATAGCTAAACTCTCCGGTGACCAAATTCAAATTATTCAAGCACCAATTTTTCTTATCTTTTGTGCAGATTTTTATCGTGTGAAAATTGCGTCTGAAATGGAAGGAAAGCCATTTGAATCGGTTAATAATATTGATATTCTTTTAGTGGGTGCAACGGACGTTGGTTTGGCCTTGTCTAATGCTATTGCAACTGCCGAGTCACTTGGATTAGGAATAGTTCCTATTGGAGGGATTCGGCGGAACTCATTGAAGTTAATAGACATGCTAAACTTACCGAAGTACGTGATTCCGATTTCAGGTTTATGTATTGGTTATCCCAAAGTAGAAACTATACGGAAACCGCGCTTTTCAAAACAAGCAATTTATCATGAAGAACAATATAATCATAATTTGTTAGAGTATATAAAAGAGTACAACAAGATTTATGAAGATTACATGAAAATGAGATCAGTTGATAAAAAAAGTACTTCTTGGTCTAAAAGAATTTCAAATTTCTATAGTCAACCATTCTATCATGATAATAGTTATCCGGAAACCGCTAAGATGCTTAAACAGCAAGGCTTTCCTTGTCAAGATATTTAA
- a CDS encoding aromatic ring-hydroxylating oxygenase subunit alpha — protein METIINKSEQSLIQVNKEECEFKVSRRAFLDQDILELEKRKVFDKCWLYLGHESEVANNGDFIMRDVGGRNLIFNKDSNGEIHAFLNTCPHRGALVCRDRRGNSKTFQCFYHAWTFNNKGQLIGQPGARDGYPKDVNCDGSLNLYEVPRLESYRGMIFINFDINAVGLEEYLAGAKEYIDLIMDQSEVGMEILGGTHEYSVRANWKLLCENSADGYHGLPTHATYFQYLTETNKNGKMPAPGTNYNEAKDLGNGHSVTEKNMLPWGRPVARWVPSMGEKAKHDIEKIQQRLIERFGEKRAKRIYENDYNMIIFPNLVINNIMAITIRTFYPIEPGYMEVNQWALAPKEENTEFKSRRLNNYLEFLGPGGFASPDDNEALELCQQGYANANEVKWNDISKGMNKELRGEVPHSSDEYHMRVFWTRWNEMLTK, from the coding sequence ATGGAAACAATTATAAATAAATCTGAACAATCTTTAATTCAGGTGAATAAAGAAGAGTGTGAATTTAAAGTTTCGAGAAGAGCTTTTCTAGATCAAGATATATTGGAATTAGAAAAAAGAAAAGTATTTGATAAATGCTGGCTGTATCTCGGCCATGAGTCCGAAGTTGCTAATAATGGTGATTTTATCATGCGTGATGTTGGAGGGCGTAATCTAATATTCAACAAAGACAGTAATGGCGAGATTCATGCTTTTCTAAATACATGTCCTCATCGAGGTGCTTTAGTTTGTCGTGATCGCAGGGGAAATTCTAAGACTTTTCAATGTTTTTATCATGCATGGACTTTTAATAATAAAGGACAATTAATTGGTCAACCAGGTGCCCGTGATGGGTATCCAAAAGACGTGAATTGTGATGGTTCGCTAAATTTATATGAAGTACCTCGTCTCGAAAGCTATAGGGGAATGATTTTTATTAACTTTGACATCAATGCAGTAGGATTAGAGGAATACTTAGCTGGGGCAAAAGAGTATATTGATTTAATTATGGATCAGTCGGAAGTAGGGATGGAAATTTTGGGAGGAACGCATGAGTACAGTGTCCGAGCAAATTGGAAACTACTTTGTGAGAATAGTGCTGATGGTTATCATGGATTACCAACACATGCAACTTATTTCCAATATTTGACAGAAACTAATAAAAACGGAAAAATGCCAGCACCTGGTACTAATTATAATGAAGCAAAAGACTTGGGTAATGGACATTCTGTAACTGAAAAAAATATGCTACCTTGGGGCAGGCCTGTGGCTAGATGGGTACCTTCAATGGGAGAAAAAGCTAAACATGATATTGAAAAAATTCAGCAACGTTTGATTGAACGTTTCGGTGAGAAACGCGCGAAACGAATTTATGAAAATGATTACAATATGATCATTTTTCCTAATCTAGTAATCAACAATATTATGGCAATTACAATTAGAACATTTTATCCTATAGAACCTGGATATATGGAGGTTAACCAATGGGCATTGGCACCGAAAGAGGAGAATACTGAATTTAAATCTCGACGATTGAATAACTATTTAGAATTTCTTGGTCCTGGAGGGTTTGCCTCGCCAGATGATAACGAAGCACTTGAATTGTGTCAACAAGGATATGCGAATGCCAATGAAGTGAAGTGGAATGATATTTCTAAAGGAATGAATAAAGAATTAAGAGGGGAGGTACCTCATAGTTCAGATGAATACCACATGCGTGTATTTTGGACACGGTGGAATGAAATGCTGACAAAATAA
- a CDS encoding acetaldehyde dehydrogenase (acetylating) — protein MTRVKVAILGSGNIGTDLMMKLKRSSVLQLTTMIGIDPKSDGLRLAKELGYEVIDTGIQGFLKRPELADIVFDATSAKAHITHAKLLKEAGKVILDLTPAAIGALVVPPVNLTKCIEEKNINLITCGGQATIPIVHAINRISSVEYAEIVATISSKSAGPGTRANIDEFTQTTARGIEAIGGAQKGKAIIILNPAEPPILMRNTVHALLKEDNIDESEIKRSIREMVETVQSYVPGYRLRREPIFEGNRVTVFLEIEGAGDYLPKYSGNLDIMTAAAVKVAEELARNRLVTV, from the coding sequence TTGACAAGGGTTAAAGTAGCTATTCTTGGTTCAGGAAATATTGGTACTGACTTAATGATGAAATTAAAGCGATCTAGTGTATTACAATTAACTACAATGATTGGAATCGATCCAAAATCTGATGGTTTACGACTTGCGAAAGAACTGGGGTATGAAGTGATTGACACAGGTATTCAAGGTTTTCTGAAACGCCCGGAATTAGCTGATATTGTTTTTGATGCCACTTCGGCAAAGGCACATATTACCCATGCTAAACTATTAAAGGAAGCCGGAAAAGTTATCCTGGATCTTACGCCTGCGGCTATAGGAGCATTAGTTGTTCCGCCGGTTAATTTAACGAAGTGTATTGAGGAAAAGAATATCAATTTAATAACATGTGGTGGACAGGCAACTATTCCAATTGTTCATGCTATTAATCGTATAAGCTCTGTCGAATATGCTGAAATTGTGGCGACCATCTCTAGTAAAAGCGCAGGACCAGGAACGCGCGCTAATATTGATGAATTTACTCAAACGACAGCAAGAGGCATTGAAGCGATCGGGGGTGCGCAAAAAGGAAAAGCTATTATTATTTTAAATCCAGCAGAACCTCCAATTCTCATGAGAAACACTGTCCACGCATTACTTAAAGAAGATAATATTGACGAATCGGAGATCAAGCGTTCAATTAGAGAAATGGTTGAAACTGTTCAGTCCTATGTTCCAGGTTATAGATTGAGAAGGGAACCAATTTTTGAAGGGAATCGAGTCACAGTTTTTTTAGAAATAGAGGGAGCAGGTGATTATTTGCCGAAATATTCAGGAAACCTTGATATCATGACTGCCGCTGCAGTTAAGGTAGCGGAAGAGCTTGCAAGAAATAGACTGGTGACTGTATAA
- a CDS encoding 2-oxoacid:acceptor oxidoreductase subunit alpha, with product MVNQLSWKVGGQQGEGIDSTGEIFAKALNRMGYYLYSYRHFSSRIKGGHTNNKIRVSTNEIRTVTNDLDLLVAFDQETIDINAHELNDNGLILADAKFKPSKSEDIVASLVSIPFTEIATELGTSLMKNMVAIGASSAVLGLDISIYKEVIEETFLKKGQPIVDKNMGAIRAGYEFLTKEASEQANKLHIKEADGKKRMFMIGNDAIALGALAAGSRFMPAYPITPASEIMEYLIEKLPEFGGTVIQTEDEIAAVTMAIGANYAGVRAFTASAGPGLSLMMESIGLSGMTETPLVVIDTQRGGPSTGLPTKQEQSDLMQMIYGTHGEIPKIVLAPSTAEEAFYDTIQAFNLAEEYQCPVILLSDLQLSLSKQTVEKFDHSKININRGKLKMDESLPALENKDYFKRYELTKDGISPRVFPGTKNGIHHVTGVEHDETGKPSEAAENRKHQMEKRLRKLNNVTQRFDKPIHFSLHDEEADVLLIGFNSTRGAIEEAIAELREDGIKTNHAHIRLLHPFPTKVLQPIIDRSKRVVVVENNGTGQHANVIKMNVGALEKIESILKYDGNPFLPNDLYTKVKELFLVGNLQRF from the coding sequence ATGGTAAATCAACTTTCTTGGAAAGTTGGAGGTCAGCAAGGAGAAGGAATCGATAGCACTGGAGAAATTTTTGCGAAGGCATTAAATCGAATGGGCTATTATTTATATAGTTACCGCCATTTTTCTTCAAGAATTAAAGGTGGCCATACAAACAATAAAATCAGGGTAAGCACAAATGAAATAAGGACGGTTACAAATGATTTAGACCTATTAGTTGCATTTGATCAAGAAACGATCGATATTAATGCGCATGAGCTAAATGACAATGGGTTGATACTAGCTGATGCTAAATTTAAACCCTCAAAGTCGGAAGATATTGTTGCATCACTAGTTTCTATTCCGTTTACCGAAATTGCTACAGAACTCGGCACTTCCTTAATGAAAAACATGGTTGCAATCGGGGCTTCTAGTGCAGTGCTCGGTTTAGATATTTCGATTTACAAAGAAGTCATCGAAGAAACTTTCTTGAAGAAAGGTCAGCCAATTGTTGACAAAAATATGGGAGCAATACGTGCTGGTTATGAATTTCTTACGAAAGAAGCGAGTGAGCAAGCAAATAAGCTTCACATTAAGGAAGCAGATGGCAAAAAACGCATGTTTATGATTGGAAACGATGCAATTGCGCTTGGTGCGCTTGCTGCAGGTTCGAGGTTCATGCCGGCATATCCGATAACGCCAGCTTCCGAAATCATGGAATATTTAATTGAAAAATTACCTGAATTCGGCGGAACAGTCATTCAAACAGAGGACGAAATTGCGGCAGTTACAATGGCGATAGGAGCAAATTATGCTGGTGTTCGAGCTTTTACTGCTTCTGCGGGGCCTGGGCTTTCATTAATGATGGAATCGATTGGTCTTTCTGGCATGACCGAAACACCGCTTGTTGTCATCGATACTCAAAGGGGGGGACCGAGTACGGGTCTTCCAACAAAACAAGAACAATCAGATTTAATGCAAATGATTTATGGTACACATGGTGAAATACCGAAAATTGTATTGGCACCAAGTACAGCTGAAGAGGCATTTTATGATACAATTCAAGCTTTTAATCTTGCAGAAGAATACCAATGCCCTGTTATTCTCTTATCAGACTTACAGCTTTCACTAAGTAAGCAAACGGTTGAAAAATTTGATCATAGCAAGATAAATATCAATCGTGGTAAGTTGAAAATGGATGAATCGCTTCCTGCACTTGAAAACAAAGACTATTTTAAGCGTTATGAGCTCACTAAAGATGGTATTTCACCTCGTGTGTTTCCAGGTACAAAAAACGGAATACACCACGTAACGGGTGTGGAACATGATGAGACTGGAAAACCGTCTGAAGCAGCTGAGAATCGAAAACATCAAATGGAGAAACGTTTACGGAAATTAAATAACGTCACCCAACGTTTTGATAAACCTATTCATTTTTCGCTCCATGACGAAGAAGCGGATGTGCTTTTAATCGGATTTAATTCAACAAGAGGAGCGATTGAAGAAGCGATTGCTGAACTTCGGGAAGACGGGATAAAGACAAATCACGCTCATATTCGTTTACTTCACCCATTCCCAACGAAAGTGTTACAACCGATTATTGATCGTTCGAAGAGGGTTGTTGTTGTTGAAAATAACGGAACAGGTCAACATGCGAATGTAATTAAAATGAATGTTGGCGCATTAGAAAAAATCGAAAGTATTTTAAAATACGATGGAAATCCTTTTTTGCCGAATGATCTTTACACCAAAGTTAAGGAGTTGTTTTTAGTTGGCAACCTTCAAAGATTTTAG
- a CDS encoding 2-oxoacid:ferredoxin oxidoreductase subunit beta: MATFKDFRNNVKPNWCPGCGDFSVQVAIQRAAANIGLEPDDLTVVSGIGCSGRISGYINSYGFHGVHGRVLPIAQGVKMGNRDLTVIAAGGDGDGFAIGMGHTIHAIRRNIDLTYIVMDNQIYGLTKGQTSPRSDVGFKTKSTPKGSIEPNLSIMEMALTAGASFVAQSFSTDLKELISIIEQGIQHKGFSFINVFSPCVTYNKVNTYDWFKENLVDLNEIEKYDTENRIMAMKTVMENNGLVKGLIYQDKQKPSYQELAYGYSEIPLNHFKLKLKEDKFNELMAEFI; the protein is encoded by the coding sequence TTGGCAACCTTCAAAGATTTTAGAAATAACGTAAAACCGAATTGGTGTCCTGGTTGCGGTGATTTCTCTGTACAAGTGGCGATTCAACGTGCAGCTGCAAATATCGGCTTAGAGCCCGACGATTTAACTGTCGTTTCAGGAATTGGCTGTTCTGGAAGGATTTCAGGTTATATCAATTCGTATGGATTTCACGGGGTTCACGGTCGTGTGTTACCCATTGCTCAAGGTGTAAAGATGGGGAACCGTGATTTAACGGTTATTGCCGCTGGAGGAGACGGAGATGGCTTTGCAATCGGAATGGGTCATACTATTCACGCTATCCGCCGAAATATCGATCTTACGTATATTGTGATGGACAACCAAATCTATGGGCTTACAAAAGGGCAAACTTCACCAAGAAGCGATGTTGGCTTTAAAACAAAAAGTACGCCAAAAGGATCGATTGAGCCCAATTTATCTATCATGGAAATGGCTTTAACTGCAGGGGCTAGCTTTGTAGCGCAAAGCTTTTCAACAGATTTAAAAGAGTTAATATCTATCATTGAACAAGGGATTCAGCATAAAGGTTTTTCGTTTATTAACGTATTCAGTCCTTGTGTTACATACAACAAAGTTAACACATACGATTGGTTCAAAGAAAACTTAGTAGATCTGAATGAAATAGAAAAGTATGATACAGAAAATCGGATTATGGCAATGAAGACAGTCATGGAGAATAATGGCCTCGTAAAAGGATTAATCTATCAAGACAAACAAAAGCCATCATATCAAGAGCTTGCATATGGCTACAGTGAAATACCTTTGAATCACTTTAAATTAAAATTAAAAGAAGATAAGTTCAATGAATTAATGGCTGAATTTATATAA
- the dmpG gene encoding 4-hydroxy-2-oxovalerate aldolase yields the protein MTKKHDIFITEVALRDGSHAISHQFTVEQVLKVTKALDEAKVPYIEVSHGDGLAGSSLQYGLSLTNEFDLIEAAVSACEYSKISALLLPGIGTLQELKQAARLGIKMARIATHVTEADVSAQHISLSKELGLETVGFLMMSHMAPVEKLVEQAKLMESYGADIVYVVDSAGALLPFEVRERISALRQNLSVEIGFHGHNNLSLAMANTLVAIEEGATRIDGSIRCLGAGAGNTQTEVLVAVLERLGIQTGINVYKMMDLAEEVVAHILQKPQEIDRDSLVLGYAGVYSSFILHAQKAANHFGIDSRDILIKLGELKVVGGQEDMIVDIAAGISEKKLLSK from the coding sequence ATGACAAAAAAACACGATATTTTTATAACTGAGGTAGCATTACGTGATGGAAGTCATGCAATATCTCACCAATTTACTGTGGAACAAGTGTTGAAAGTTACTAAAGCCTTGGATGAAGCTAAAGTACCTTATATCGAAGTGTCTCACGGTGATGGGTTAGCGGGTTCTTCCTTGCAGTATGGTTTATCACTTACCAATGAATTTGACCTTATTGAAGCAGCTGTATCTGCCTGTGAATATTCAAAAATTTCTGCGTTACTGTTACCCGGGATTGGCACTCTACAGGAATTAAAACAAGCAGCACGTCTAGGTATAAAGATGGCACGTATTGCGACGCATGTAACTGAGGCTGATGTCTCGGCACAACACATTTCTTTATCAAAGGAGCTAGGACTTGAAACGGTAGGATTTCTTATGATGTCTCATATGGCTCCAGTTGAAAAACTAGTGGAACAGGCAAAGTTAATGGAAAGCTATGGAGCGGATATAGTGTACGTGGTGGATTCCGCAGGTGCGTTACTTCCCTTTGAAGTAAGGGAGAGGATTAGTGCACTTCGCCAAAACTTAAGCGTGGAGATAGGATTTCATGGTCATAACAATTTGTCTTTGGCGATGGCAAATACATTGGTAGCGATTGAAGAAGGAGCTACTAGGATTGATGGCAGTATTCGTTGCTTAGGAGCAGGCGCCGGAAATACACAAACGGAAGTATTAGTCGCGGTTCTTGAGCGTTTAGGTATTCAAACGGGTATCAATGTTTATAAAATGATGGATCTGGCAGAAGAAGTTGTGGCTCACATTCTTCAGAAGCCTCAAGAGATTGATAGGGATAGTCTTGTTCTTGGGTACGCTGGAGTATACTCCAGTTTTATACTACATGCACAGAAAGCTGCAAATCATTTTGGTATAGACTCGCGCGATATTTTAATAAAATTAGGTGAACTAAAGGTTGTAGGTGGACAAGAGGATATGATAGTTGATATAGCGGCTGGAATTTCAGAAAAGAAATTGTTATCTAAATAA
- a CDS encoding VOC family protein, whose product MIRYQKLGYVALNVSDMDKSCTFYEKIVGLQLVERVKDGPAFFRCSRDHHNLVLYPSERPGLKRVGLEVENPEALEQAFEHFTKAGLNPKELNKNEQKMLAQGKTFRFKDPNSCITFEFYSDITQMATEYKHTVTKIARLGHVVVKVPEFEKTIKFLKEVMNFKTSDYLSESIEFLRVFPNSYHHSFAVARAAEHQFHHVNFMVTDIDDIGIARNRMINNGVTITNGPGRHQPSGSIFLYYLDPDELTIEYSFGMEEFPEEGARKAKMLERNRLTLDLWGGKPDPRNCAFGYIEGAESKVQV is encoded by the coding sequence ATGATACGTTATCAAAAATTAGGTTATGTTGCATTAAATGTTTCCGATATGGATAAGTCTTGTACTTTTTATGAGAAAATCGTAGGGTTGCAGTTGGTAGAAAGGGTTAAGGATGGTCCTGCTTTTTTTAGATGTAGCCGAGACCACCATAATTTAGTTCTATATCCTAGCGAAAGACCAGGTTTAAAGAGAGTCGGTCTTGAAGTGGAGAACCCAGAGGCTCTAGAGCAAGCTTTTGAGCATTTTACTAAAGCAGGTCTAAATCCAAAAGAATTAAATAAAAATGAACAAAAAATGCTTGCACAGGGAAAGACATTTAGATTTAAAGATCCCAATAGCTGTATTACATTTGAATTTTATAGTGATATTACGCAAATGGCAACAGAGTACAAACACACTGTAACCAAAATAGCTCGTTTAGGTCATGTTGTAGTAAAAGTTCCTGAATTTGAAAAAACAATTAAATTTTTAAAGGAGGTTATGAATTTTAAAACCTCTGATTACTTAAGTGAGTCAATAGAATTCTTACGTGTATTTCCAAATTCGTATCATCACAGTTTTGCTGTTGCTCGTGCAGCAGAGCACCAATTTCATCATGTTAACTTTATGGTCACCGATATCGATGATATTGGGATTGCTCGTAATCGAATGATTAACAATGGTGTAACAATTACAAACGGACCAGGTCGCCATCAACCATCAGGCAGTATTTTTCTCTATTATCTAGACCCTGATGAATTAACAATAGAGTATAGTTTTGGAATGGAAGAGTTTCCAGAAGAGGGCGCTAGAAAGGCAAAAATGTTAGAAAGAAATCGTCTCACATTAGACTTGTGGGGAGGAAAACCAGATCCAAGAAATTGCGCATTTGGTTATATTGAAGGAGCCGAATCAAAAGTACAAGTATAA
- a CDS encoding ferredoxin: protein MSKYTIIDKNTCIACGTCGAIAPDIYDYDDDGIAYAILDNNKGIVKVPEEFLDDIEEACEGCPTDSLKVADKPFGNDI from the coding sequence ATGTCAAAATATACAATTATAGATAAAAACACTTGCATTGCATGTGGGACTTGTGGAGCTATAGCTCCAGATATTTATGATTATGATGATGATGGAATTGCCTATGCTATTCTTGACAATAATAAAGGAATTGTCAAAGTTCCGGAGGAATTTTTGGACGACATAGAGGAAGCGTGCGAAGGTTGTCCAACAGATTCTCTAAAGGTTGCAGATAAACCTTTCGGTAATGACATTTAA
- a CDS encoding alpha/beta fold hydrolase → MNTIQEKYIDTNGLTTHYWEVGEGEPLILIHGGGAGADAWINWRKLLERYSKNGFRTIAYDLIGYGESSKPDPENFKYDHEARAEQLISFIKALGLEKVSLIGNSLGGATSIVATLKEPDKINKLVLMGTGGRRRPGETSASFKSLHSFGNERDEMRQIIRNLTNPEFEIEEEMIEYRLKLANDPETSKAYSAIMKYLKEGNSFIPDEEIKKIKHKTLLVHGRNDNQVPVEKSFELEKLIENAWLYVIPHCGHWAMIERTDEFIKLTTDFLKNY, encoded by the coding sequence ATGAACACTATTCAAGAAAAATATATTGATACAAATGGATTAACAACGCATTATTGGGAGGTCGGTGAAGGAGAACCTTTAATCTTAATCCACGGTGGAGGTGCTGGTGCAGATGCTTGGATAAATTGGCGTAAACTTTTAGAGAGATATTCCAAAAATGGTTTCCGTACAATAGCTTACGATTTAATTGGATATGGCGAGTCGAGTAAACCTGATCCTGAAAATTTTAAATATGATCATGAGGCCCGTGCAGAACAGTTGATTTCATTTATTAAGGCTCTAGGGCTAGAAAAGGTTTCTTTAATAGGTAATTCCTTGGGAGGTGCAACTTCAATAGTAGCTACTCTTAAAGAACCCGATAAAATTAATAAACTTGTTCTGATGGGCACGGGTGGTCGTAGGCGACCAGGTGAAACGTCAGCTTCTTTCAAATCGTTACATTCATTTGGGAATGAAAGGGATGAAATGCGACAAATCATTCGAAATTTAACAAACCCCGAATTTGAAATTGAAGAGGAAATGATTGAGTATCGTCTCAAGTTGGCAAACGATCCAGAAACAAGTAAAGCATACAGTGCAATAATGAAATATTTGAAAGAAGGCAACTCATTTATTCCAGATGAGGAAATTAAGAAAATTAAACATAAAACACTACTTGTACATGGTAGAAATGATAATCAAGTCCCTGTAGAGAAGTCATTTGAACTTGAAAAGTTAATTGAAAATGCTTGGTTATACGTTATTCCACATTGTGGACACTGGGCTATGATTGAACGCACAGATGAATTTATAAAATTAACAACTGACTTTTTAAAAAATTATTAA